acgtcattgaagcctacttgtgacaataagtgaatacCATCATCATTATCTCTTGAAgagtcccattatatcccccactgtGTGATCCTGTGAAAATGTTTTTGATCTTTTTAAAAGATCTGTATTAGCCGAGTTAAGATTCACAGGAACTTGCAAAGAGCAAATTTCTGTGTATAATTTGGAGCGTTGTGACAAAATATCTGAATCGTAGGGAGTAAATTGAACAGGTTTTTCAAAGGGCTAGCACAGAAACGTCAGGCCGAGTAGCCTCCTGCTTTGCACTATTATATGATTTTAAAGCGCAAATGAAATGCCCATTCCCACCCATATCTGCCTCATCCCATCATCTCTCCAATCCCTATGTCTCCCTCAACATCATTTCACGACCAACTCTTCATTCAGTTATTATCCCGCCATCCTCTAACCCTGTGTGTCCCATATAGTGCTCTCACTTTGGTCACCCCGTttaaaagagactccctccactgcgcatgcacgggaatgctgtcagcggccgctgacgctcccgcgcatgcgccgcccggagatgtcatttccgtaccagctggcggggcaccaaaggccttttccgccagctggcggggcggaaattcgtccggcgccgacctagccccttaaggttggggctcggcccccaaagatgcggagcattccgcacctttggggcggcgcgatgcctgtctgatttgcgccgttttgggcgccagtcggcggacatcgcgccgtttccggagaatttcgccccacatccgagttcagtaaaatgcaccagattctcactgagaaagagcagcgtttAATCCGAGATGTCAGGGAAGAAGAGGAGAGGATTCTGGAACCAATGGAGAAAAACCTTCGAGAGattcaggagaatttaaattctattgaCGAGAAACTCTCCACGTTGCGGAAACAGATGCAGTTTAGTTCAGTGAGAATACAGTCACAAAATGATGGGTGATCGGTTTGAAATAAAGGACAACTTCCACCAATAATTCGGAATTAATTGCAACCAATTGTCTATGATGTGTATTCCGGGACGGATCATTCAAGTGCTTTCATCGCACTTTGcaaagccagtatttattgcccatttctagttgCCCTTGAGCAGGGGGCTATAAGCCTCCTTGTTGAACCCGCTGCTCTCTGTGAAATGCAGTTAAGTCAGAATGTCGCTGGACAGGACCCCCCCAGAACCTCACCCCACTGACACTGAAGGAATGGCAAAGTATTTAATTTGTCCTTTCTGTTGCCTAGGCTGACAACGGGGGGGGTCGGTGCAGTTTCATTGTTAGTACATTGTTATTTCTGTGAAATTTGATGTTTTCTTTATTTCACAGaatgccgacagtgcagaaggaggccattcgagcatCTCCCCTCCGGAAGAACACCTCAACCCAGACCcactccccgtagccccacctaaccttgcggacatggaggggcaatttagccaggaCAATCCATTCAAGATGTGCGTCTTTGCAATGCATGAAAAGGAACCAGAAACAAGTGCATGCTTAGCTGGGGCCAGCATAAAAGATCTCCACAGTCCCTCAATGCTGGAATCGCCCATGGGTCCCCTGCACTCTGAGGAGGTAGGACTAACCATTGAGACCccgaagaggaggtaggacatgctcaATGCTGACATTCCGCACCATTTGTTTAATAATGGAGAAAAGTGATTCCGATCAATGCATGACACACATTTTGATATTTGCAGGATTAGCGACAGTGGAAACTTGCTGTCAGATGAAGATGAAGATTTGCCCATGGAGAAAAATGATTGATGTCACCAATCCCGGCAAGACTGAGAGATTCCTTTGTCCTGAATGATCATCTAATTTCTATGTCAAACACATCCCATTATATCAAACAGCATCTTTATTAACGGGCTGGATAAACGCTCCTAAATAGAAATAAAGTGTTGATTTCCTTCCCTTCCTGACCTCCACCCCGGTGGGATCTCCGTCGGCTGATcccgaatcgggaaatgcgattgggcagagaatcagttccgCCGCTGAAATCGCAGCAGGCACCAATTTCACGCCAAGTTgacattctccgtcgcctcgacagtggcatcactgCGACCGGAATGTGCAAATACTAGACACCGTTTGTATATCATtcacgggcccgacccggtattctccggggcctctgcgtttcTCCGCCTCCGACGAAGGGCCCAATTCTTGACCGCGAGGTTCATTAGTGATTTTAAAAACTGGTgttgtgactgctgagggagagagagagggtacataaagtgtccaacatcaccatcgtttgctgacagtcatgcttctggtggggtggggggggtggtcttcTGCCAGTGCCGAGGGGAGTAATGGGGGTTGGCCAATGGGGGGCTGCTGCTGTcaccctcccgagtgtcaatcacggaccccgcAAATCCCTCACCGGTTTTCATTGGAATGGTGGCACCGGTGCTCGCCCCTCTCCAGTCGCTGAATTGACCCAGGTTCGATGCCAGTTTTGCTGGAGCGTTTTCCAGCCGGCTGGGTTTGACAGTGCAGCAACACTTCACCCTGCACATGCAGAGCTGCAAGGTCACACCCAGGCTGCTTCATCTGACAGATGCCGAGAAGTGAAGCTTTGCTTCCTGCCCTGGAATTCTGCATTTAAACAGATAATTTACAAGCTGCTGTTTTCCTCCTTTGAAAAAATCAGTTGACCGGAAAAAATTGCAACTACTCCGAaagcaacttggaggggaacctccaggtggggggtgaccccaggtatctgctgctcttgtccttctagatggtggtggccgtgggtttggaaggtgctgcctgagtgagagaaagagaatatttggattattaaatgtattaaatgAATAACAGACTAAAAGACTAACACAGGCTTGTGGAAAAGTGCTGCTTGGACAAGGAAACTGATGCACATGATGAAGTGGAAATAATGGAGAAGTAGGTATAGCATTAACAGAAGAGATAATAATAGGTCTGAATATTGAACAAGATAGATTGGGGAAGGCTTAGCAAAATAGATGAGTGGACAGTCTTAAAGACATAAACAAGCTACTGAGGCTGCGCAAATGTCCAGGGGGACCACCCACTGGGCAGAAGGAGTACGTAAACGTgaacatataatgtatgatgaagcatgaatactgatatgtaatgtgtgGTGAAGGCGCATAAGGAAGAATGTGAACCTCAGTGAAACCTGATCCAATCAGAAGAGGGCAGGAGAATGATAAACAAACAAAGTGTATATAAACAGTCGAAACAAGCTATTTGGTGTGCTCCTGTCTAGGAGGCACCCGACTCTGCAGACTTGTATAAGGATAAATAAAACTCTAACTTGCTTGTAGTATTTTTGTCCTCGgtgtcagtgattgtgagcacacattcaaatctcacactgaggaacctcggtgagtttgcTGAGTAGGAAAGATGGGTAATATCGTGCCGTGAGGCATGATGGCAAAAGAGGCCAACAGACTTGTCTGGGTGATAAACTGCCTCTCTGCAGGGTGAATTTCATGGGAACAGACAACCCTAGTTTGCGACTGGACATTCCACTTGTCACGTTTTGTTTTAGAAattgttagtcttacttcggtggtaggcaaagtaatggaaagggtactgaaggataggatttctgagcatctggaaagacactgcttgattagggatagtcagcacggatttgtgaggggtaggtcttgccttacaaatcttattgaattctttgaggaggtgaccaagcatgtggatgaaggtaaagcagtggatgtagtgtacatggattttagtaaggcatttgataaagttccccatggtaggcttctgcacaaagtaaggaggcatgggatagtgggaaatttggccagttggataacgaactggctaaccgatagaagtcagagagtggtggtggatggcaaatattcagcctggatcccagttaccagtggtgtaccgcagggatcagttctgggtcctctgctgtttgtgattttcattaatgacttggatgagggagttgaagggtgggtcagtaaatttgcagacgatacgaagattggtggagttgtggatagtaaggagggctgttgtcggctgcaaagagacatagataggatgcagagctgggctgagaagtggcagatggagtttaaccctgaaaagtgtgaggttgtccattttggaaggacaaatatgaatgcggaatacagggttaacggtagagttcttggcattgtggaggagcagagagaccttggggtctatgttcatacatctttgaaagttgccactcaagtggatagagctgtgaagaaggcctatggtgtgcttgcgttcattaacagagggattgaatttaagagccgtgaggtgatgatgcagctgtacaaaactttggtaaggccacatttggagtactgtgtacagttctggtcgcctcattttaggaaggatgtggaagctctggaaaaggtgcaaagaagatttaccaggatgttgcctggaatggagagtaggtcttacgaggaaaggttgagggtgctaggccttttctcattagagcggagaaggatgaggggcgacttgatagaggtttataagatgatcaggggaatagatagagtagacagtcagagactttttccccaggtggaacacaccattacaaggggacataaatttaaggtgaaaggtggaagatataggagggatatcagaggtaggttctttacccagagagtagtgggggcatggaatgcactgcctgtggaagtagttgagtcggaaacattagggaccttcaagcagctgttggataggtacatggattacgggaaaatgatatagtgtagatttatttgttcttaagggcagcacggtagcattgtggatagcacaattgcttcacagatccatggtcccaggttcgattccggcttgggtcattgtctgtgcggagtctgcacgtcctccccgtgtctgcgtgggtttcctccgggtgctccggtttcctcccacagtccaaagatgtgcaggttaggtgaattggccaatgataaattgcccttaatgtccaaattgcccttggtgttgggtggaggtgttgagtttgggtagggtgctctttccaagagctggtgcagactcgggggccgaatggcctccttctgcactgtaaattcaatgataatctatgattaatctaggacaaaggttcggcacaacatcgtgggccgaagggcctgttctgtgctgtattttctatgttctatgttctatgttaacagcaAGAACAAGGCTTTCTCAAGGATAAATAAGGCTTGTGGGCCTTGTTGGGAGAAATATGTAACAAAATATATAACTTGCCAGAAACTTTAAGAAATATTTTAAAATGCTTAAATATGCTCACATGACTCATCAGAAAGTATTACAGAAGTAAGTGTAATCAGAACTGACATAAAGGAAATTAAAGAAACTAGTTGGCGGGATGATATTTGGAACTGGGGAACAAGCGTACAGCTATACCCATTGGATCAAATTATATTGCATTAAGTAATAATAATCATGCTTACAATTTTTTTGTATCAAATTAACATTATATTTATGTTAGAGCACTGGAAAGTTGAGGTGGAAAAGAAAGTTGTTTTTGCAAAcaatgggaatgtttgatggaaaaTTATATGCGAATGAataattatatatatattatacatatatacGTTAATGTAATTGCTTTGTAATTATGATCAGTTGTAACACAGCTTGGATTTGAATATCTGCCCGTTGTGAAGAATTGACTCAGGTTTTTTTGTGATCTACTCTGTTCAATTCAGTGGATCAAAGGGGGCATGCTGAGTAGGAAAGATGGCCAGCATTGTACCATGAGGCATGGTGGTAAAAGAGGACAATGGCCAACATTGTACCatgaggcatgatggtaaaagaggaCAACAGATCTGTCTGTGTGGTGAACTGCCTCTGCAGAGTGAATTTCAGGGGAACAGAGAATGACGTCTTACAACTGGACATTTTGCTGATAACATTTGTTTCAGAACAGtgagaacaaggggcgggattctccactcccgcgccgaagtgcccgcgccgccgtgaacgccgttgaggttcacgacggcgcgcaatggccccgatcccaaccgattcaggccccaacaatgggctaggatcggggccgtgccATCTACAcgggccaggccttgtcgcctcgtaaaggcggcgccgcatagatgatgcggccagcaccgcataactggtgtcagccgcgcatgcgtgggttggttgcgtggttgccgtcctctctgagtccgccccgcaataagatgtctgacggatcttgcggggccgcggaaggaaggaggtcctccttcagagaggacggtccgacgatcggtgggcacccatcgcatttgaggtacccccccggtgcaggatccacccccccaccccccgggcaggctgccccccccagcgtttgcgcgctgttcccgatggcagcgaccaggtgtggacggcgccggggggaactcgccattttggcctggccgctcggcccatccgggcctgagaatagcgggggtgccggagaatcgccattttgggtgtctccggcgattctccggcccgcggaactcgacggggctgttcccgccgattgggagaatcgcgggaggatgtcggaccggcgtcccgggaaattttggcggcccacgcgattctcccaaccggcgcgggagtggagaatctcgcccaaggttctCTCATGGACAAATAAGTCCTGTGGACTGCTGGATTGTTCATATGGATGAACGATGAACTATGAACTTAAACCTTATAAAAAGCAGCAGCTTTAAGATTTTGATGCCGATAACCCCGGGATCAACATTCACAAGACAAGACCCTGAGTTTGGGAGCTCACAGCGTACACTCTTCAGAGCGAGCCTTATCAAGGTCTCTCTACCGGGTGGTATATTTTGGTTATGTTGTAACTGGTTAAATGAGCATGTAACTGAAATCTTAAAGTGAGTCAAATAAAGTTGTTATGAAAAATAAAGCCAACTTGCAGTGAGTTTGTCCGTGTCAGCAGTTGATGCCAGCCGAGGTCAGCAacagttcctgcagtgaatcttgctgATGGTGCACGCGGCTGACACTGTTCGaccacggtggagggagtgaatgtttgtggaaggggtagccatCAAGCGGGTTTTTAAACATGTGTTTTCTTTTCCTTAATAAAACATCAACAGACTATTCAAAAGATGCATTTAAGAAACAAGCTACCAGTCAGTGTGGGACTAGGAATCATGAATGTGAAAGAAATGGTCAAATTCTCTCCAGGAAAATTACCAGCATGTGTGGAGCTTCCAACAGAACCTGCTCACTTGGTCCACCAGTTATTCTTCCGCGGTTGCAGTTCCCGTGTTAAACTGCCCTTTCACTAGATTCCTTTTCACATAGATTTTGGCCTTTTGATTTTGGCCTGTGGCTGATCCCAATGGATTATAGCGGACAGTCTTTCCAGTACAATattacgggtgggattctccgttgcctgacgctgaaatcgtgttcggcgatcgggcggagaatcccggtttGCGACCGATTCGGGGCCGGCACCATTTTTCGGACCgttcgccccctccaaaacggcatcatcggtgagTGTGCCGCACgctattgggacggcctcaggacgtgacctgaaggccctcccccgatgctccgccctgatgggccgagttcccgatggcgtggttcacttgtgctctgcGTTTTCGTCAACCTCCTGTGCCGGCTGTGGACTGTTTCTAGAGCCGCCACAGTCAGTGGGGGGAACCGATCCGCTGGCCGTGTTGCCTGCAACGGGGATGGGGGGAACTGGTGGGGCGtgatccaggggtggcgagggcggGTAcaaggggcactatctggcaggccgggtccatgggTGGCCGGCGGCATGTTGTACGGCACGGCACGTAAccggccacggacccgacaattctccggctgtttatgtCGGGAACGGTGGGTTTTACATGGCACGCTGccagccccccaccgggtggagcatcggtgccggGGCACCGCCGagtttttcatcgtaaaactagacacttcctccggacgtagcctcaaaatcggagaatccagccctatatcttttAAGTGTTTATTCTGACATCATCCCAATATTATCATTTTAAGTAGTTTGGAATTTGTCCCAATGTAACCAGTAGTTTGTGGAATCTGCTCTGTGGAATACAGTGACAGCTTCATAAGAGAATGAGAGGTGTGGACACAGAGCGGATCCACAAATAATTCCAGACGCCGGAGCCCTTCAAACACCCTGGAGGCCCCGGGAATCTCTGCATGAGCTCTTTAAAAAGGGAGGAGTTTGAATAAATTGGTTTGAATATACAGTAAGAAGCTAAACAACTAACTGTGTTATTGTTACTtttcccccagctccagcctcTCTGACTCTGGGTCTGAACACAGCCCATCCCCAACTCATCCTGTCCGAGGACCGGATCAGTGTGAAACTGGGAGCGCACGACAGCCACTCCCTGACACCCCGGAGAGGTTTGACCGCTGGCTTTGTGTGCTGGGATCGGAGGGATTCACAtcagggagacattactgggaAGTGAAGATGGGGAACAAGACTTGGTGGCGTGTAGGAGTGACCCGAGAGTCTGCTGCGAGAAAAGGCAGAATCGACCTGAGACCCGAGACTGGATACTGGACTGTGTGGCTGAGACGCACCCATGTCTACGCCGCAGGAAGCAGTCCGGGGACCCTCCTCACCTCGGGTGTGAAGCCCCGGATGATCGGGGTTTAGCTGGACTATGAGGGTGGACAGGTGTCATTTTTCCAATAatggacaatttagtgtgaccaatccacctaccctgcacatctttgggttgtggggatgaaacccacgcagacacagggagaatgtgcaaactccacacggacagtgacctgggggtgggatcgaacccgggtcctcagcggcgtgaggcagcagtgctaaccaccctcaTTAAGAGAATCTGGCCCATCTTTCACCCGGGTCCAAACCACTGTGGTGAAAGCTCCTCCCCGCTGACAGTCTacaggatgaaatgaaaatgaaatgaaaatcgcttattgtcacaagtaggcttcaaatgaagttagtgtgagaagcccctagccaccacattccagcgcctgttcagggaggctggtacgggaattgaactgtgctgctggcctgccttggtctgctttcaaagccagcgatttagccctatgttaAACCAACCCTTGCTGAAAAGTCATTAACATATTTATCCCATAATTTAggtagcacggtgacgcagtgggttagcactgcagcatcgtggcaccgaggtcccaggttcgatcccggctctgggtcactgtccgtgtggagtttgcacattctccccgtgtttgcgtgggtttcgcccccacaacacaaagatgtgcaaggtaggtggattggccaagttaaattgccccttaattggaaaaaatgaattggatactctaaatatttaaaaaaacatatcTATCCCATAATTTCAGTGTCTCCCTGCCTCCTGCCAGCTGTAAACTGTTGGTTGTGGGTCACAGTTACAGATGGTGCTGGTGGTTCAAATGTTACCAGAGGGCAGGGTCTTGTTGGGGATATTTGCTCTGTTTAAGTGGTGCAGAGGAAAAACATATCAGAAaagaggaacaggaggaagccattcagcccctcgagtccatTGAAACAATTGGTTAGGCCATGGCTCCTTTGTATTTTAATTCCAGTCATCAATTTATTCATTACTTTTCAATATTTTATTGGGTTTTGTTATACATAGTATAAATACAAATATATACAGaatgaaaaaatattttttttacaagGGGGGCTATTTACATTTTGGTCAGTTTCTTTTTATTTATTTGCGTGAGTTTCGACTTTGGCCTTTTCCTTCTTCCCATTCTTTTCCTTTCGGCTTGCAGTATTCATTGTGGTCGTTGTCTTTTCCTGTGTTTTCTACCCCATTTGAGTTCTCTCTTTTCTCCCTTCCTGTTCTCCTCCATtgtttttccccctcccccctccttccttcTTCTCTACAGACCCCTTTTCTCTCTTGCTGGATTTGGCTGCATTTTTTTGTTTAACCCgggtcttccccctcccccgctctctcctcttGTGTCTTGGCTACCTCTTCCTCGCTCCTGGCTACTtggttgttggccacaaacagatcccggaacagccgggtgaatggctcccatcttctgacccacggatggcaaatttgattttctccatttggagaaattccgataggtcggacagcaagtctgcagctttgggcggtgctgctggccgccaaccaagcaggattctacggcgggcaatcagggaggcaaaggcaagggcgttcgccattctccccaggaatagatctggctggtctgataccccaaagaccgccactttcaggcatggctccactctcatccccaccactttggacattgccttgaagaaggctgtcagtacccagcaagtctggagcAAGACAcgagggcatggttggccgggcctctttggcaccgttctgtcctccacctccgggaagaacctactcactcgggctctggtcaagtgggctctatgtaccaatgTATTTCTGCCTCTTACCTAACCAATGCATCGATTTATGTTCAGACATTTCCAATTGGCCACCAGACTGAACAGCATTTTAGGAAAGTGGATTCCAGATTTCTaccaccctttgcgtgaagaagtgtTTCTGAAATCGAGGGAACAGCCTGCCTCAAATAAAAGCAAATCacggcggatgctggaatctgaaacaaaagagaaattgctggataatctcagcaagtctggcagcatctgtagggagagaaaagagctaacgtttcgagtctgatcactctttgtcaaagctaacagacagagaaagtgggaaatattgatactgtggagtgagaatgaaagatgagttagagccacagaaacccagggaaacggggtgcgaatggccacagaaaccaaggggaaagagtgttaatggcagtccccagagaggacaaatgatgtgaaaggtcaaacagcagggaaactaacatcagaggattcactgtcgatgtggggggaggggaaggggaaagcaaagaggagaaaggtggataagatggggggggtgaATTAATtacatattaagaaagaaagaaatggtaaaagacacattaactggggcaaatggcctccttctgcactttatgttctatgtctatgtctgcagTTTCACTGAGCGACAACAGCTAACTTAGATACACAAATCTCTATCTGATCCAAGTCTCCCATACATGTAATAGAATGCATTTTTCTGGTACACCTTTCTGTGGTTAGTTATGTTGCAATTACCTTATCTGAGATACACCTTAGTGAATGATATATATGTGTGTGATTTACACCATTCTAACTTTGCAAATCACGCTCAGCAAAGCAATTAACACT
This window of the Scyliorhinus torazame isolate Kashiwa2021f chromosome 14, sScyTor2.1, whole genome shotgun sequence genome carries:
- the LOC140390491 gene encoding E3 ubiquitin-protein ligase TRIM50-like isoform X1 encodes the protein MEVQNADSAEGGHSSISPPEEHLNPDPLPVAPPNLADMEGQFSQDNPFKMCVFAMHEKEPETSACLAGASIKDLHSPSMLESPMGPLHSEEVGLTIETPKRSSSLSDSGSEHSPSPTHPVRGPDQCETGSARQPLPDTPERFDRWLCVLGSEGFTSGRHYWEVKMGNKTWWRVGVTRESAARKGRIDLRPETGYWTVWLRRTHVYAAGSSPGTLLTSGVKPRMIGV
- the LOC140390491 gene encoding uncharacterized protein isoform X2; translated protein: MEVQNADSAEGGHSSISPPEEHLNPDPLPVAPPNLADMEGQFSQDNPFKMCVFAMHEKEPETSACLAGASIKDLHSPSMLESPMGPLHSEEVGLTIETPKRRISDSGNLLSDEDEDLPMEKND